The Alkalihalophilus pseudofirmus nucleotide sequence CTTCGCCCAATCACGCACTTCCCACTCGGTTGCTTGGCGGCCGCCATGGGTATAAATTCTCCATGAGCCAAGCTCTTCGTCATATTTCGCATCAATGGCCACGACAATACATTGCGAGCCAAAAAAGTCCGCTCCCTCACGAATCAGTTCTGGGCGTTTTACTGCTGCTGTATTCAGTGATACCTTATCAGCCCCGGCCCGCAGCACTCGCTTCATATCTTCTAGCGTATTAATCCCGCCGCCGACGGTAAATGGAATCGCAAGTTTTCCAGCTACTTCTTCAACGACTTCAACCATCGTTTCACGTCCTTCATGCGAGGCGGAAATATCTAAGAATACTAGTTCATCTGCCCCCTGCTCATCATAAAAGGCAGCCAGTTCAACCGGATCCCCTGCATCACGCAAGTCCACAAATTGAACGCCTTTGACCACACGTCCTTCTTTTACATCCAAGCATGGAATCATTCGTTTTGTAAGCACGTGTTTCACTCTCCTTTTAATGCATCTTTGAGGGTAAATTGATTCGTATACAAAGCCTTACCGACAATGGCTCCGCCGATCTCACTCGGGTGTTCGCGAAGTTCTTTTAAGTCCGCTAAGTTGCTGACGCCGCCGGAAGCAATCACTTCTTTCCCTGTTTCCTCAGCCATTTTGGCAATCGCTTCTGTATTCGGGCCGGACAGCATCCCATCACGTGAAATGTCAGTGAAAATAAACACTTCTGCTCCGTGACGTGCGAGCTCATTGGCAAGATCAACTGCCTGAACAGAAGATGTCTCAAGCCAGCCGTCAGTTGCCACATAGCCATCGCGCGCATCTAAGCCGATTGCAATTTTCTCACCGCCGTATGTAGAAAGCATTTCTTTAGTGAAAGCAGGATTATTAACTGCGACACTTCCTAAAATGACACGATCAATCCCGCGCTCTAAATAATAAGCAATATCTTCAGCCGTGCGAATGCCGCCGCCGACTTGAACGGACACATTAAGTTCTTTCGCTACTTTCACGACATGCTCATGGTTAATGCGAGTCTTCGCCTTCGCCCCGTCTAAGTCGACCATATGAATCCACTTTGCTCCTGCTTCAGCAAATGATTCAGCCATCTCAAACGGTGAATCGCCGTACACCGTCTCTTGGTTGTAATCGCCTTGAACAAGACGCACACATTTCCCATCACGCATATCAATTGCTGGATAGATCTCAAACTTAGCCACGTGCAATCGCTCCTCTCTCTACATAAGCCCCGTAATTTTTCAGAATTGCCATTCCGACCGTGCTGCTTTTCTCCGGGTGAAATTGTGTCCCTAATACATTCTCACGGCCAACAACCGCAGGAACAACCCTTCCGTAATCACTTGTAGCAAGGAGTACATTCTTATCGTCTGTTTTCACAACATAGGAATGAACAAAATACACATGTCCTTCTTCTACCCCGCGAAGCAGCAAGCTATCTTTATTGAACGTCAGCTTATTCCAGCCCATATGCGGCACTTTATACGCTTGACCTGCCTCATCGACACCGCTGAAGCGCTCAACACGGCCAGGAAGCAAGCCTAGTCCTGATGTAAGGCCATGCTCCTCACTGCTTTCAAATAACAGCTGCATTCCAAGGCAGATACCAAGCAGCGGTTTGCCCTCATTTGCCCAGTTGCGCAAAAACAGCGCGAGACCTGTTTCGTTTAAAATACTCATCGCATCACGAAACGCCCCAACACCCGGGAGGATCAGCCCATCTGCCTTTTCCAGTTCTGCCGGGTCCGCTGATAGAAAATAAGGCATGTCCATACGCTCTAATGCTTTACTGACACTATGTAAATTCCCCATGCCATAATCGACAATGCCAATCATCTACAACATTCCTTTCGTGGATGGAACTCCTTTAACACGCTCATCAATAGTTGTTGCCTCATCTAAGGCACGCGCCAATGCTTTAAAGATTGCCTCAATAATGTGGTGAGTGTTCTGTCCGTAATGAACAATGACATGCAGATTCATTCTCGCTTCAAGCGCCAGCTTCCATAAAAACTCATGCACAAGCTCCGTATCAAAGGTACCGACCTTCTGGCTCGGGAACTCGGCACGGAATTCAAGATGCGGGCGGTTGCTTAAGTCCACTACGACTTGGGCAAGCGTTTCATCCATTGGAACAAAGGCACTGCCATAACGCTTAATTCCTTTTTTATCACCTAGAGCATCTTTTAAAGCCGTTCCTAGACAGATTCCGATATCCTCAGTTGTGTGGTGATCATCCACCTCAATATCACCTTTCGCATCCACTGTTAAATTGAAGTGACCGTGCTTTGTGAATAAATCGAGCATATGAGTAAGAAAAGGCACACCCGTTTCGAGTTCAGAAACCCCTTCCCCGTCAATGGTAAAGTCTAAATCGATAGTTGTTTCACCGGTTTGTCTTTCAAGTCTTGCCTGTCTCATCTATTCATCCTCCAACCTAATATCAATTGCTCTAGCATGTGCTTCTAATCCTTCTAATCTAGCAAGGGCAGAAATACTCGCTCCCTTTTGCTTTAGCGCCTGCTTGCTGTAGCTGATGATGCTTGATTTTTTCACGAAATCATCCACGCTTAATGGGCTTGAGAAACGCGCAGTGCCGTTCGTCGGCAGAACATGATTCGGTCCTGCAAAATAATCTCCAACAGGCTCTGAGCTGTATGGTCCGACAAAGATTGCTCCAGCATGGCGGATCCGTCCGACAAGCGCCATCGCATCTTCTGTTAAAAGTTCAAGATGTTCTGGGGCTAACTCATTCGTTACATCCACAGCTTCATCTAAATCTTTCGTCACATAGACCGCCCCGTAATCGCGAATTGATGCCTCGGCAATCTCACGCTTCGGCAGTGTTTCAAGCTGCTTCTCTACGGCAGTTTTTACTGCTTCCGCGAGGTCGCTTGAAGGCGTTACTAATACGGCCGATGCTCTCTCGTCATGCTCTGCTTGGCTCAACAGATCCGCTGCAATGTATTGCGCATTCGCATTCTCATCAGCTAAGACGACAATTTCACTCGGTCCTGCAATCATATCAATATCCACTCGTCCAAATACCGCGCGTTTTGCCAAAGCGACAAAGATATTGCCTGGTCCTGTGATTTTATCGACAGCTTGGATCGTCTCTGTTCCGTAAGCGAGAGCGGCAATGGCCTGAGCGCCTCCTACTTTATAAATAGAGGTAACACCAAGCTCCTTCGCTGTGACGAGGACACTTGCTGGGATTGTGCCATCTTTTTGCGGCGGAGTAACGATCGAAATTCTTCCAACGCCCGCTGCCTGCGCCGGGATGACGTTCATCATGATTGAGGACGGATAAGCAGCCTTGCCGCCTGGCACATATAAGCCGACAGCATCAAGCGGCGTGACTTTCTGGCCAAGGATCGTTCCGTCTTCTTTTGTCGTCATCCAAGACTGCTGCACCTGACGCTGGTGAAAATCACGGATATTCTCAATCGCCTCTCGAATAGCTTTTAAGACGCCTGGATCCAGCTGTTCATATGCCGCAAGAAATTCTGACTCTTCAACAAGAAGCGCGTCAAGCTTCGCCCCGTCAAACTTCTCGGTATATGAGAACAAGGCTTGATCACCACGTTTTCTAACCTCTTCAATAATCGCATCGACAGCCTCGCGCTGCTCGCTCGTACCAGCATCCAAGTCTCTTTTTAAACTGACCGAATCTGTGACCTCTATAATTCTCATGCTTCCACACCATCCACAACACCTGACAAACGTTCAACCATGCGGTCAATCTGCTCATCTTTCATCCGGTAGCTGACTGGGTTAACGATTAGACGTGAGGTGATCGGCACAATTGTTTCAAACTCAACCAGACCGTTTTCTTTTAGCGTGCGCCCCGTTGAAACAATATCAACAATGCGATCTGCCAGGCCGATAAGCGGTGCCAGCTCGATCGAACCATTCAGCTTAATCATCTCGACCTGCTCGCCTTGCTCTTTAAAATACTGTGCCGCAAGATTAGGATACTTTGAGGCTACTTTAGGGTTAATGTCTTTTTTCTCATACCCCGGAAGTCCTGCCACAGCTAAGTAGCACTCGCTGATTTTCAAATCAAGCACCTCGTACACATCACGTTCTTCTTCAATCATGACATCTTTTCCAGCTACCCCAATATCAGCTACCCCGTGCTCCACATAAGTCGGTACATCCATCGGCTTTGCTAGAATGAAGCGCAAATTCTCTTCTTCGACATCTATAATTAACTTTCTTGAATCATCAAATTCCTCTGGGAGGCGGTAGCCGGCTTTACGTAATAACTCAACCGCCTCTTCAAAAATACGTCCTTTCGGCATTGCCACTGTTAACACTTCGCTCATTCTACTCGCCTCCTTTTTTAGACTTTCCAATGCAATAGATTACATCATCATACTGCTCGCTCATTTGATCGACATCGCCGACACCAGAGAGATCTTGCAGGACAACAGAAATCCCTTCTTCACGCTTCTGGCTTGCCAACTCTGTTGCTTCCGTGCGGCGTTCCTTACTGAAAATCACACATACATTTTCCTTAGCAGGTGCTGTTTTTCCGATCGCTTCCGTTAATAAGTCTAAACGCACACCAAACCCTGTTGCAGGCGCCGGACGGTTAAACTTTTCAAGCAGCTGGTCATAACGGCCGCCGCTGCTTAACGGCACACCGAGATCACCGCCGTAGCCTTCAAATACAACTCCCGTATAATAGCTCAGGTGCAACACAAGATTTAGGTCAAGCTTCACATACGAATCAATACCGTAACTCTCAAGCACACCCCATAACTGTGTTAATTCATTAAGGGCGCGTTCTCCTTGTTCTGTTTGAATCAATTCACGTGCTTGATCAAGCGCCTCTTTGCCGCCGCGCAGCTTAAGCAATTTTAAGAGACGGTCTTTATCTATTGATGACAGGCTGAGCTCTTTCACATGCTCCTTGAAGCCGACGTAATTCTTTTCATACAGATAACGGCGGAGAACAAGCGCTCGTTCCTCATTTCCGACGACATCTAAAAGAAGAGCATCGACATAGCCGACATGCCCAATCGCTACTTTAAAGTTATCAAGACCGGCACGCTTTAAGCTTGCGATCATTAAAGCAATCACTTCACCGTCCGCACTGACCGTCCCATCACCAATCAGCTCTACACCAACTTGTTCAAATTCAGCCGGCTTGCCGCCTTCGTGCTGCTGCGCACGGTAGACATTTGACTGATAGTTGAGGCGCACTGGGAATGTTGCTTCTTTTAAGCTTGATGCAACAAGTCTTGCAATCGGTGCAGTCATATCTGGACGAAGCACAAGGGTATTTCCTTTTGAATCTAGTAATTTAAAGAGCTGCTGATCTAAAATCGCAGACGCATCTCCAACCGTATCGTAAAATTCAAGTGTTGGCGTATCAATTGTTTGATAGCCCCATAATGACATTTCTGTTGTCAGCTGATCGCGAATCAACTTTTTCGTTCGATAAAGAGCAGGTAAGGTATCTCTCATTCCAATCGGCTTTTCAAACATAAATGGCTTCGACATCACGTTCCACTCCTTGATTTCTCTATTTATAATGTGAGTCAGCTTAAGCGTCTTCCTCATACTAGTTCGTTTTGTTTTTACTTTAGTTCGCTAATATACTACCGAAATAAAGAATTTATATGTAGTCTACACGACGATAACCATACCGTCAACTGAAAAGACTGATTTTTTTGAGATTATAGGGTAATAGAAGCTGGGGATTCAGGGGTGCGGTGTAGTGAGGTCAAGCGGCGCAATTGTAGCTCGAACGAATACAATTACTCTGAGACCGACGCAATAATCCATCCAACCCGCGCAATTACACCCAATAGGCGCAATAAAGCCTTGAAGCGGCGCAATTACTTGAGCAAGCGAGACTATTACCATTTGAACAGACGCGATTACGTCTCCAACCGACGCAATCTCCCTCCACCGCATAATCCCTTGCTCCGCACAAACCAATGACTTTTCCATTCTGCTTAGTATTCGACTTTTTCTCCTATAAATCCTCTAGAACAGAAAAACCGCTCCAGCACATTATCTGCGCTGAAGCGGTTCTAGACTCGTTCTTTTATTATTTGCATCGGGTTGCCACCAACAAATGCGCCGGCTGGTACATCACGGTGGACAAGCGTTCCAGCTGAGATGACAGCCCCGTCACCAATCGTTACACCTGGAAGAATTGTCGTATTCGCACCGATCATCACTTCATCGCCGATCACGACATCTCCAAGCCGATACTCTTTAATCAAATATTCATGGGCAAGGATCGTGGTATTATAGCCGATAATCGTATTGCGCCCAATCGAGATACGTTCTGGGAACATAACATCCATCATCACCATCAAGGCGACCGCCGTCTCAGGTCCGACTTTCATTCGGAGAAACGTGCGGTACAGCCAATTTTTCACCTTTAGAAAAGGAGTGTAGCGGGCAATTTGGATGACAATAAAATTTTTAACAACTTTAAAAAACGGAACTGTGCGGTAAATATGCCATAAGGAATTTGCGGTTTTCACCGGATAGCTCTCAGTTTTTCGGCTCACTATCTCGCCTCCACGATATCTAGCAGATCACTCATTTCTGCTAAAATGTAGTCCGGCTCTAAGGCGCGCATCGCTTCTTCCCCTTTGATTGACCAGCTGACTGCAGCTGTTGGGATCCCCATATTTTTGCCGGCATGAATGTCATGAGGACTATCGCCAATCATCATCGCGCCTTCTTTTGTGACACCAAGGGCATTCAATGCTTTTTCAAGCGGCTCTGTGTGCGGTTTCGCATTTTCAACATCATCAAGACCAATGACAACATCGAAAAATTGATCGAGCTTCATCAGCTTCAGCCCCATTAAGGCCGTTTTGCGGATTTTTGTTGTCACGATCGCTAGGTTAAAGCCTTTTTCGTGAAGTTCCTTAATGGTCTCATAAACGCCCGCGTATTCTTTGACTAGCTCATCGTGGAAGGAATGGTTATGCGTACGGTACACGTCAATCATTTCCTCATAACGCTCAGGGTCTACTTTTCTGAAGCTGTCAATTAAAGGCGGGCCGATAAAATTGATTACCTGCTCGCGAGTGTATTCCCCAGGCTTAAACTGTTCAAGTGTATGCAAGAATGAAGCAATAATTAAATCATTTGTATTAATTAATGTTCCATCCAAATCAAATAATAGTGTTTTGATACCTGTTTCAGTGTTTGTATTAATGTTCATAGGTCGTCGCTTCCTTTCGATTTACCTGTTGATCTTTTTCAAGCCTGTTCCAGATGAAGGCTACTGCCATCGTGAGAACAATTGCCGTGACAAGACGGATAATTAACAGCGGCCAAATAGGGATGCCAAGCGGGATAAAGATCAACGTATCTTCAACTACCGCGTGACAGGCCACGAGAAAAATAAATACTAAGTACAAATCTTTCTTCGAGACATTGTCCTCTTTCACCGCTTGGATCATCACCCCGGCACCGTAGGCCAAGCCGAATGCCAAACCTGAAGCGAGTGTAGTGGATGTATTTTCACGAATGCCAAGCAGCCGCGTAAAAGGCGCCATCCAGCGTGACATCACTTGCAGCCAATTCATTTCTTTTGCAATCTGCACAAAAATCATTAACGGAATGACAATCATAGCAAGCTGCAGGATACCAAGTGTCGCACTTTCCACGCCAGACCAGGCAATTCCTAGCCATGTTGTCGGCTCAGCACTTGGAGTCGTTGAAACAAACCCATACTGTGCCTGCTCGCCTCCTCCGCTCCAAAAAAGATTGATCATAAAAGCGGAAAATAAAGCAAGCCCGACGCGCACCGCTAAGACGACGCTCATTCTGATACCAACTTTGGTCGCAACCGCAGACTCTACAAAAAGATTGTGAGAGAAAGAGAGCATAACAGCGAGGATAAACACTTCTTTCACTGTTAAATCAAGCGTTAAAATGGCTCCAATCCCTGCGTACAGATTTAACACATTTCCAAGAACGAGCGGAATCGCTGCTTCCCCAGGAAGACCAATAAATCTCATTAACGGTGCAAGCAAATCAGCCAGCCATCCAAGCAGCGGTGTATAGCCTAGTATCGTTACAATTAACGTGATCGGAAAAATGATTTTCCCAAGTGTCCACGTCGTTTTGAGACCGACTAAGAAACCTCTTTTCAGCATGTGCTCCCTCTCCCTCCAACTCCTTATTTACTTCTTCTTTTTCTTTGTTTTTTTAGAAGAAGCTTTTGCTTTTGTTTCTGGCAGTGCAGGATCTAAGTATCGTTTTGTACCAGGCTGTTTTCTACGGTAAATCCATAGAATAACGGCTCCAAGGACTAATACAATTGAAATGACCTGAGCTGTTTTTAACACGCCAAAAATAAGTAAAAAATCTAAACGAATAATCTCGATAAAGAAACGCCCTACCGAATACCAGATCACATACGTAAAGAAAATCTCCCCTTGTTTCAAGTTTACTCTACGTAAGTACAGTAACAAGGCTACCCCGAGCAGATTCCAAATTGACTCATAAAGGAAAGTCGGATGATAGTACGTACCGTTTATAAACATTTGGTTAATAATGAATTCAGGCAGCATAAGCCCTTCTAGAAACTCACGCGTCACTGGTCCGCCGTAAACTTCCTGATTCATAAAGTTGCCCCAGCGGCCGATCGCCTGACCTAATAAAATACTTGGTGCGGCTACGTCAACGAGCTGCCAAAAGGAAAGATTATGTCTTTTTGTAAACACATAGGCCGTTAAGACCCCTCCAATAAGAGCTCCGTGAATCGCAATTCCGCCTTCCCATATGTAGAAAACACGAATTGGATCGTCTGCAAACTGTTCCCACCTAAAGGTCACATAGTATATACGAGCTGAAATAATTGAAATTGGAATCGCAAACAGCAAGAGGTCAGCGAAGGTTTCTTTAGGCATGCCTAAGCGAACGGATTCTCTTGAAGCTAAGATGTAGCCAAGAAATACCCCGAGTCCAATAATGACCCCGTACCAATAAATCGTAAATGGACCTATATCTAAAAAGATCCGACTAAGCGGTTCAATCGATTCTTCCATTTAAAACATCCTCTCTATCTCTTGTTTTATTCGTTTAGTTGAATTCGTCACGGTCTCCTTCTTCTATTACATCCGTTAAGCGCTCAGAAAATTCTTCCGCCGCGTTAAAGCCAAGGCGTTTTAAACGGAAGTTCATCGCTGCAACTTCAATAATAACAGCAAGGTTACGACCCGGACGTACAGGCACAGTCAGCTTTTGAATTTCTGAATCCATAATTTTCATCGTCTCTTCTTCTAGCCCTAAGCGATCATAGGCTTTCTTTTGATCCCAAAGCTCAAGATGAATACATAACACAATTCGTTTAAATGGACGAACCGCCCCGGCACCGAATAACGTCATCACGTTAATAATGCCTAGCCCGCGAATTTCTAATAAATGCTGAATCAACTCAGGAGAACGGCCGACCAGTGTATCTTCATTTTCCTGGCGAATTTCTACCGAATCATCCGCTACTAATCTGTGTCCACGGCGAACTAAGTCTAGAGCTGTTTCACTTTTACCCACGCCGCTGTTTCCTGTAATCAGCACACCAATCCCATAAATGTCGACCAACACCCCGTGTACAGCTGTCATTGGGGAGAGCTTGCTTTCAAGATAGTTCGTCAATTTACTACTCAAACGAGTTGTTGTCTGCTTCGAGCGCATAACAGGAACGCCGTTTTGCTCAGCAGCTTCGAGTAGCGCACGAGGTGCCTCGTTCCCACGTGAAATAATGATTCCCGGTGTATCATATGTACATAATTTAAGCATCCGCTCTTGTTGAACTTCTTTTGTCAGCTGCTCAAAGAACGTGAGCTCCGTTCTACCTAACAGCTGAAGACGTTTTGCCGGGTAATACGTGAAAAAGCCTGCCATTTCCATACCAGGACGCGATATATCACTCGTTGTAATCGGACGGTAGATTCCTTCCTCACCCGCTAATAACTCTAATTGAAATTGTTCTAGTAAATCATTTGCTGTTACTTTAGCCATACTATTCCCACCTCGTCACTTTCCCACATTTATGCCGATTTAAAATCTCTAATCCAGTTTTAAAACCTATTTTCCATTTTATCATGTTTTAAGGAGCAAGACGAACATGAGAAGCACTGCTCATTTCTTTCACTAGAAAAAGGCCGGACCTTTAGAGGCCAGACCTTTTTGTCAATTAATTACGGAGCGGCTTAACGACAAACGTTTGGATTAAAGCGATTAGAATAGAAGCAAGCAGCGCCATGCCAAATCCATTAATCACAAACGCATCACCCATAAGGGCCGCTGTCAACATTAAAGTTAGCGCACTAACCACAAACAAGAATAACCCTAATGTCAAAATGGTAATCGGGAGTGTCAACACGACCAAGACTGGTTTAACAATCGCGTTCACAATCGAAAGCAGTACACTGGCGACAATTGCAGCCCAAAATCCAGCAAGCTCAAAGCCGTCAAAGACATATGCAATGAGTAATAAAATGACAGCATTTATAACAAGACCTATGATCCATCTCATTGATTAACGCACATCCTCTTCATTAGGGATTAGGAAGATGGCGATAAAGTATGCAAGGAGTAGCGGGAAACCGACTGACAAGAAGAAAAGTACGATAAAGATAATTCGTACAATCGTTGAATCAATGCCAAAGTATTTCGCAAGTCCTCCACATACACCAGCTAATTTGCGATCATATTGTGTTCTGACTAATTTTTTCATCTCATATCACCTCATTTTCTGAACGGCTTCACAAGTATTTAACTTAGCGGTCTTTTACCAAAATAGAACCTGTATAGGTCACAGCATTCACCTTCACACGTGGCGAGGACTGCTGGTTCCCTACAAAGCTTGTGCTTTTTTGGGCAAATTCTTTTTTCTCATCAAGAATTTCATGGTTGGCTAAGTCCATTGTAAAGCCGCCCACATTCGTTTTCAGCTTACCTTCAACGCGGATATCTTCCGGTACATATAAATGAATGCTGCCGGTTGTCGCTTTAAGGTCAGCATATCCGGACTCATTCAAGGCATCTAGTTTGTAAGTGATGCCACCGTTAACTGTCTCCGCATCCACATCCTGAGCTTTTCCAGATAACGTAATGCTTCCGTTGACCGTTTTTACATCCACGAGATCGGACTCCTGATGCTCAAGTTCAATTGCCCCGTTTACGGTTTCTGCCATAATCTTTTTCGCTTTGATGGATTTAAAAGAAATCGCTCCGTTTAATGTATTTACATCAAATGTATCGACATGAATCTGTTCCCCTTTTATTTGGCCGTTAAACGTATAGAGCTTAAGGTGTTCAAACGTTGTTTTAGGAACATAGACAGTCGCTTGTACTTTCATTGATTTCACCTTGGTATGGAATAATACTTTTTGATCGTTCACGCGAAACGTCGCTTCCTGCAAGAACACACGACGTGCCTCCTCGGAATCTTTCACGCGGTAAACACGTGCCTGACATTCAATTCGAACATCTGGCTCTTCCCAAGGAACAAAGGTAATCGACCCGTTTTCAAGTGAAATGTCCACATTAGCAGGTGCTAGGTCACGATGCTGGAAAATGTGGTCCACCACAACAGAAGAACCAAAGTTAAAGTCTAAATCAAAGTCTTTAATTTTCTGGAGTGCCGTATCAATGAAGCTTGCAAATCGATTTTCAGCAGAAGAGGATTGTCGGTTGCGCTTCTTATACTCTTCTCCCTCATCCCAATTCACATCTGTTATTAGAGAAGCTGGCTCAGCACGCCTTTGTTCAGGTTCTGCTTTCGTATCCATCGCTTCTAAAAGCTTAATGCCCTCTTCAGCTGTAATTTTACCATCCTCGATCATCTTCAAAATCATTTTCCGCTCTTCCATCGTTAAAGCCTCCTTAATTAATGTAGCTCATGTCAGATTTTCTATAATACTTAGTAGAAAAGGTACGCACTAAAAGCACGCACCTTTTCTGTTGTCATCTTCTATTGTATTACGGATGATCCTGCGATCATGTTTCATCTTTTAGCTTTTTTGTAACTCTTTTTCTTCCATTTGATCCTTCATTTGATTTTCCATCCGTTTACGATCACGCTCTAGTATCGGCTTTAAATAGCGGCCGGTATAAGAAGCTTTTGTTTCAGCCACTTGCTCTGGTGTCCCTTCAGCGACAATTTGACCGCCTTTGTCCCCGCCTTCAGGTCCTAGATCAATAATATGGTCCACCGTTTTAATCACATCTAAATTATGTTCAATAACAAGGACTGTATCCCCATTATCGACAAGTCGCTGCAACACTTTTAATAAACGGTCAATATCATCCACATGCAGCCCTGTTGTTGGTTCATCTAAAATATATAATGTTCTGCCTGTCGCACGACGATGAAGCTGAGAAGCAAGTTTCACACGCTGCGCTTCCCCTCCTGATAAAGTCGTTGCCGGCTGGCCAAGTTTAATGTAGCCAAGCCCAACATCGACCAAGGTCTGAACCTTCCGCTTAATTTTCGGGATGTTAGCAAAGAATTCTACACTCTCTTCCACCGTCATTTCAAGCACATCAGAAATTGTCTTTCCTTTGTACTTAATTTCAAGTGTTTCACGGTTATAACGTTTCCCTTCGCACACTTCACAAGGCACATATACATCAGGCAGGAAATGCATCTCAATTTTAATAATCCCATCTCCGCGGCAAGCCTCACAGCGGCCGCCTTTCACATTAAAGCTGAAGCGGCCTTTCTTATATCCGCGCACTTTTGCCTCGTTTGTCATCGCAAACACATCGCGGATATCATCAAACACTCCCGTATACGTGGCCGGATTTGAACGAGGTGTACGGCCGATCGGCGACTGGTCAATATCAATAACTTTATCAATTTCATCGATATCAGCAATTTCTTTATGTTTCCCTGGCTTGTCCTTCGCACGATGAAGCTTTTGAGCCAACGATTTATACACAATCTCGTTAATAAGGGTACTTTTTCCTGAGCCTGAAACGCCTGTTACGGCCATAAATAGCCCGAGAGGAAATGTAACCGAAACATTTTTCAAGTTATTTTCGCTTGCTTTTTTCACAGTAAATGAGCGCCCGTCAGAATTTCTGCGTTCTGTTGGCAGCGGAATAAATTTTTCACCGGATAAATACTGGCCTGTAAGTGACTCTTTATCTTTCATAATCTCTTCTGGCGTCCCTTGTGCCGTAATCTGTCCGCCGTGAACGCCTGCACCTGGACCAATATCAATAATATAGTCAGCTGCCATCATCGTATCCTCATCATGCTCAACCACAATCAGGGTGTTTCCAAGATTCCGCATATGTTCAAGCGTTTGAATTAAGCGGTCATTATCACGTTGATGAAGACCAATCGACGGTTCATCAAGAATGTAGAGAACACCCATTAACGATGATCCAATTTGGGTGGCCAGACGAATACGCTGCGCCTCACCGCCTGATAAGGTACCCGCTGCACGCGATAGAGATAAATAGTCGAGCCCAACATTTATCAAAAAACCGATACGGTCATTAATTTCTTTTAGAATAAGGCGAGCAATTGCATAATCCTTCTCACTCAGTTCTAGGTTTTCAAAAAACTCTTTCGCTTCTTTTACTGAAAGAGAGGAAACCTCACCAATATGTGTTCCATTAATCTTT carries:
- the uvrA gene encoding excinuclease ABC subunit UvrA: MALEEIVVKGARSHNLKNIDVTIPRDKLVVLTGLSGSGKSSLAFDTIYAEGQRRYVESLSAYARQFLGQMDKPDVDAIEGLSPAISIDQKTTSRNPRSTVGTVTEIHDYLRLLYARIGKPVCPKHGIEISSQTIQQMVDRLIEYPERTKMQILAPLVSGRKGTHVKVLEDIKKQGFVRVRVNGEMREAAEEIELEKNKKHSIEVVIDRIVIKEGIHTRLADSLETALQLADGRVLVDVIGEEELLFSQHHACPECGFSISELEPRMFSFNSPYGACPTCDGLGSKLEVDLELVVPDRSKTLREHAIAAWEPTSSQYYPQLLAAAADHYGIDLDQPVEQIPEALFDKVLHGSGREKIFFRYENEFGQVRENEIVFEGVANNISRRYHETSSDYIRDQMETYMTHKHCPSCKGYRLKKEALAVKINGTHIGEVSSLSVKEAKEFFENLELSEKDYAIARLILKEINDRIGFLINVGLDYLSLSRAAGTLSGGEAQRIRLATQIGSSLMGVLYILDEPSIGLHQRDNDRLIQTLEHMRNLGNTLIVVEHDEDTMMAADYIIDIGPGAGVHGGQITAQGTPEEIMKDKESLTGQYLSGEKFIPLPTERRNSDGRSFTVKKASENNLKNVSVTFPLGLFMAVTGVSGSGKSTLINEIVYKSLAQKLHRAKDKPGKHKEIADIDEIDKVIDIDQSPIGRTPRSNPATYTGVFDDIRDVFAMTNEAKVRGYKKGRFSFNVKGGRCEACRGDGIIKIEMHFLPDVYVPCEVCEGKRYNRETLEIKYKGKTISDVLEMTVEESVEFFANIPKIKRKVQTLVDVGLGYIKLGQPATTLSGGEAQRVKLASQLHRRATGRTLYILDEPTTGLHVDDIDRLLKVLQRLVDNGDTVLVIEHNLDVIKTVDHIIDLGPEGGDKGGQIVAEGTPEQVAETKASYTGRYLKPILERDRKRMENQMKDQMEEKELQKS